One window from the genome of Gimesia aquarii encodes:
- a CDS encoding GNAT family N-acetyltransferase, with product MTWLEPITLNGPGVRLELLDQRHHDDLAEAARDGALWELWYTSVPGPDGVAAEIQRRLDLFEQQRMLPFVIIEESSNKAVGMTTYMNVDAANRRVEIGSTWLRKSVQKTGLNTQCKLLLLTHAFEVLDCIAVEFRTHFFNRQSRAGIERLGAKLDGILRNHQISPNGTLRDTCVYSIIASEWPTVKAHLTFQATRSR from the coding sequence ATGACCTGGTTAGAACCGATTACTCTTAATGGCCCTGGTGTTCGACTGGAACTGCTTGATCAACGGCATCATGACGATCTTGCTGAGGCAGCGAGGGATGGCGCACTGTGGGAGCTCTGGTATACCTCCGTGCCTGGACCCGATGGTGTGGCAGCAGAAATTCAAAGACGACTTGATTTGTTCGAACAGCAGCGAATGCTGCCCTTTGTGATTATTGAAGAATCATCGAACAAGGCCGTCGGTATGACCACATACATGAATGTCGATGCAGCGAATCGGCGGGTTGAGATTGGATCAACCTGGCTCCGCAAATCGGTGCAGAAGACAGGACTTAACACGCAATGCAAACTACTCTTACTGACACATGCGTTTGAAGTATTGGATTGTATTGCCGTCGAGTTCCGAACGCATTTTTTCAACCGACAGAGTCGCGCTGGTATCGAACGTCTGGGAGCGAAGCTCGACGGAATCTTGCGAAACCATCAGATCTCACCGAACGGCACACTGCGAGACACGTGCGTTTATTCCATCATCGCCAGCGAATGGCCTACGGTGAAAGCACATCTGACATTTCAGGCAACACGTTCTCGTTGA
- a CDS encoding response regulator: MNDQDKSTDQENQLECRVLLAEDMPDNQRLVSYYLKQAGAEVFIAEDGQIAYDLAMEARDHGFPFDVILMDIQMPSIDGNEATKKLRDAGYTSPIIAITAHTSLYDRDSCVAAGCDNYTTKPVDRDKLINLVAHYASLQKKKKCLAEDAII; the protein is encoded by the coding sequence ATGAACGATCAAGACAAATCCACAGACCAGGAGAACCAGCTCGAATGCCGGGTTCTTTTAGCGGAAGATATGCCCGATAACCAAAGGCTGGTCTCATATTACTTGAAGCAGGCGGGCGCTGAAGTGTTCATCGCGGAAGATGGGCAGATTGCCTACGATCTTGCTATGGAAGCGCGTGATCACGGGTTCCCCTTTGACGTCATTCTGATGGATATTCAGATGCCGTCAATCGATGGAAATGAAGCCACAAAAAAATTACGTGATGCAGGTTATACCAGTCCGATTATCGCCATCACCGCTCATACCAGTCTATATGATCGAGATTCCTGTGTTGCCGCCGGTTGTGATAATTATACAACCAAACCAGTCGATCGTGACAAACTTATCAATTTAGTAGCTCATTACGCCTCACTTCAAAAAAAGAAAAAATGCCTTGCAGAGGATGCGATCATTTAA
- a CDS encoding thiamine-binding protein, which yields MITTVEISMYPFQEGYRELIQAFIQKLKEYEGLRVTPGPTATVVVGEYERVMECVQEMFAWSYDEHGRSVFVAKFILDYNPE from the coding sequence ATGATAACTACAGTCGAAATAAGCATGTATCCCTTTCAAGAAGGCTATCGGGAATTGATTCAAGCCTTTATCCAAAAATTGAAGGAGTATGAAGGCCTGCGCGTCACTCCTGGTCCCACAGCAACTGTAGTCGTTGGCGAATATGAACGTGTGATGGAATGTGTTCAAGAAATGTTTGCCTGGAGCTATGATGAGCATGGGCGATCTGTTTTCGTAGCCAAATTCATACTCGACTATAATCCTGAGTAG
- a CDS encoding arsinothricin resistance N-acetyltransferase ArsN1 family B, whose amino-acid sequence MIYCILQAVKLRQYYALVFRMISDFESGDIQLIRDVKEEDAKDICEIYNHYVTNSIITFEENVVTASEMQGRIRDITATLSWLVYEDQQTIQGYAYGSQWKSRCAYQYSAEITVYLAHDSVGNGIGSLLYQELIDRLRSLSFHSLIAGIALPNPASIALHEKMGFEKVAHFKEVGWKMNRWIDVGYWELIMPNTNPVQ is encoded by the coding sequence TTGATCTACTGCATCTTGCAGGCTGTGAAACTAAGGCAGTATTATGCACTTGTATTCCGTATGATCAGCGATTTTGAGTCGGGGGACATCCAACTGATACGCGACGTGAAGGAAGAAGATGCGAAAGATATTTGTGAAATCTATAATCACTATGTCACAAATTCCATAATCACATTTGAAGAGAATGTGGTAACTGCTTCCGAAATGCAAGGACGTATTCGGGACATCACTGCAACCTTGTCCTGGCTCGTTTATGAAGATCAGCAAACGATTCAGGGCTATGCTTATGGCAGTCAGTGGAAGAGCCGCTGCGCTTATCAATACTCGGCAGAAATTACGGTCTATCTGGCCCATGATTCAGTCGGAAACGGTATAGGTAGTTTACTTTATCAGGAGTTAATTGATCGTTTACGCAGTCTTTCTTTTCATAGTCTGATCGCAGGAATTGCACTTCCTAATCCAGCCAGCATTGCGTTGCATGAGAAAATGGGATTTGAGAAAGTAGCACATTTCAAAGAAGTTGGCTGGAAAATGAATCGATGGATTGATGTGGGTTACTGGGAATTAATCATGCCGAATACCAATCCAGTACAATAA
- a CDS encoding DinB family protein encodes MRSQSKWASEKLKLLESSRERLARVINRLGTEGFDRRIRDGWTVKEMLAHLAFWEETSLPVIQGMFRGGPEIPVEEWYGGTDLEIAPDAPWPDADTHNEREARWARSHTHTEVLDRLQNARQLLMNVTASVTDEEGDGQIGQHLTEMFHHTDSHLAELESIAVS; translated from the coding sequence ATGCGATCTCAGAGCAAGTGGGCGAGCGAAAAACTTAAACTTCTTGAATCCAGTCGGGAACGTCTGGCACGTGTTATTAATCGTTTAGGAACTGAAGGCTTTGACCGACGTATCCGTGATGGCTGGACCGTGAAGGAGATGTTGGCCCATCTTGCGTTCTGGGAAGAAACAAGCCTGCCTGTCATCCAAGGTATGTTTCGTGGCGGTCCAGAAATCCCTGTGGAAGAGTGGTATGGGGGTACTGATCTTGAGATAGCACCAGACGCCCCGTGGCCCGATGCTGATACGCATAATGAGCGCGAAGCAAGATGGGCACGCAGCCATACACACACTGAGGTCCTGGATCGATTGCAAAACGCCAGACAACTGTTAATGAATGTCACTGCTTCGGTGACTGATGAGGAAGGCGACGGTCAGATTGGTCAACACCTCACAGAAATGTTTCACCATACCGACAGCCATCTTGCTGAGCTGGAGTCGATTGCCGTTTCCTAA
- the sigZ gene encoding RNA polymerase sigma factor SigZ: protein MKDQSSHITTEQIWRELSDRLRQFVSSRVNSAADVDDILQSVFLRIHQKIEDLHQIERLEAWVFQITRNAVIDHFRKKRDVPNDDLAQNAVAEMKSVENLNTEVAGCLTALIHHLPEDQQRAVSLYELEGISQKEIAERESIYLSGAKSRVQRGRKTLEIMLKECCQFQFDRQGNILKCKAEGNPSCDTGDC, encoded by the coding sequence ATGAAAGACCAGAGTTCCCACATCACAACCGAACAAATCTGGCGCGAGCTGAGTGATCGGCTGCGCCAGTTTGTCAGTTCGCGCGTGAATTCGGCAGCGGATGTGGATGACATTTTACAATCGGTGTTCCTCCGCATTCATCAAAAGATCGAGGACCTCCATCAAATCGAGCGGCTGGAAGCCTGGGTATTTCAAATCACACGTAATGCCGTGATTGATCATTTTCGCAAAAAACGAGATGTGCCAAATGATGACCTCGCGCAGAACGCAGTTGCCGAAATGAAAAGCGTTGAGAATCTGAACACAGAAGTTGCCGGTTGCCTGACCGCTTTGATTCACCATTTACCTGAAGATCAACAGCGTGCCGTCTCTCTGTACGAACTGGAAGGCATCTCACAAAAGGAAATCGCTGAGCGAGAATCAATATATCTCTCTGGAGCAAAATCCCGAGTTCAACGCGGCCGTAAAACTCTTGAAATAATGCTGAAAGAGTGCTGCCAGTTCCAGTTCGACAGACAGGGAAACATTCTCAAGTGCAAAGCAGAAGGTAACCCATCTTGTGATACCGGCGATTGCTAA
- a CDS encoding winged helix-turn-helix domain-containing protein, with amino-acid sequence MKTIELPLKSAQRLMVASQKLSGPALDPVQIIEHLGYVQIDTISVVERAHHHVFWSRNPKYSPTDLDNLIESRDAFEYWSHAASYLPMKDYRFSLPLKKEFQKRETSWYPKDLKMMKQVLTRIRKEGPLRSKDFEMTKKGKSGWWDWKPAKKALERLFLEGKLEITRREGFQKVYDLPENVIPGSVDTTLPSETDYARFLIQRTLQHHGLASVSEIAYMRKAQTKKTVLKTLNEMVAAGEISQVAVEGVDEPYFALRQALENIPRVGSKIHILSPFDNLIIQRNKLITFFDFDYKIECYVPAPKRKYGYFSLPVLQGSRFVARIDCKADRSNHKLMIQSIHYEKNVDQSLLQKKMGSKLLAFAKFNGCNVVAFNIK; translated from the coding sequence ATGAAAACGATCGAGTTGCCATTGAAATCTGCACAACGTTTAATGGTGGCTAGTCAGAAGCTGTCAGGCCCCGCTTTAGATCCCGTGCAAATCATTGAGCATCTGGGGTACGTTCAGATTGATACCATCTCTGTCGTGGAGCGTGCTCATCACCATGTGTTCTGGAGTCGAAACCCAAAATATAGTCCAACCGACCTGGACAATCTCATTGAATCACGAGACGCGTTTGAGTACTGGAGCCATGCCGCCTCTTACCTGCCAATGAAAGACTACCGGTTTTCGCTACCACTGAAGAAAGAATTTCAAAAACGCGAGACTTCCTGGTATCCCAAAGACTTGAAAATGATGAAACAGGTTTTAACCAGGATCCGTAAAGAAGGTCCGCTTCGATCCAAAGACTTTGAGATGACAAAGAAAGGGAAATCGGGATGGTGGGATTGGAAACCAGCCAAAAAAGCGTTAGAGAGACTGTTTCTTGAAGGCAAACTGGAAATCACCCGCCGTGAGGGATTCCAGAAAGTATACGATCTCCCGGAGAATGTGATTCCTGGTTCTGTTGACACCACACTACCGAGCGAAACCGACTATGCCCGATTCCTGATTCAACGAACGCTGCAACATCATGGCTTAGCCTCTGTAAGCGAAATTGCCTACATGCGCAAAGCGCAAACCAAGAAAACCGTTTTGAAGACCCTCAACGAAATGGTGGCTGCCGGCGAGATATCCCAAGTCGCTGTAGAAGGAGTTGACGAGCCTTATTTTGCCCTCAGACAAGCATTAGAGAACATCCCCAGGGTCGGCTCTAAAATTCACATCTTATCCCCGTTTGACAATTTGATCATTCAAAGAAATAAGCTGATCACCTTTTTTGATTTTGATTATAAGATTGAATGCTACGTCCCTGCACCCAAAAGAAAGTATGGCTATTTTTCTCTGCCGGTCCTCCAGGGCAGCCGATTTGTCGCCCGGATTGATTGCAAAGCAGATCGAAGCAATCACAAGTTGATGATTCAATCCATTCACTACGAAAAAAACGTGGACCAGTCATTATTACAGAAAAAAATGGGATCAAAATTGTTGGCATTCGCCAAATTCAATGGATGCAACGTGGTGGCATTCAACATCAAATGA
- a CDS encoding alpha/beta fold hydrolase, translating to MEKLTLSDGRILAYDEYGDPNGTPVIFNHGLSDSRLIRNPDESLTKSLGVRVIAADQPGVGISSPQKKRKMVDWGKDMEELADSLRLDRFAVAGHSGGSPHALAIAYRLPKRVTKIVLASPVSPLDEPGMGKLMINKDLKLIAKLHHLHFIIKWASNSEAKRALKDIPSFVETTAQEDPSDAETFLRDPIQREMFEASFTTGMVQGGEGIYEMIMALWDWGFDPEEINQHVELFYGDADDILDIKMPLRLAERLPDCTTHVWENAGHYGFVDRNRWSDFMGAVF from the coding sequence ATGGAAAAACTAACGCTCAGTGATGGTCGAATTCTGGCCTACGACGAATACGGTGATCCAAATGGTACGCCAGTGATCTTCAATCACGGCCTTTCGGACTCACGACTGATCCGTAACCCTGACGAGTCGTTAACCAAATCTCTGGGTGTCCGTGTCATTGCCGCCGATCAACCGGGAGTGGGTATCTCCTCTCCACAAAAAAAACGCAAGATGGTCGATTGGGGCAAAGACATGGAAGAGTTAGCCGATTCACTCAGATTAGACCGATTTGCAGTGGCGGGGCATTCGGGTGGATCACCTCATGCGCTCGCCATTGCCTACCGTCTCCCAAAACGGGTGACGAAGATTGTTCTGGCCTCACCAGTCTCTCCCCTCGATGAGCCAGGGATGGGCAAACTGATGATCAACAAAGACCTGAAACTGATCGCAAAACTCCATCACCTCCATTTCATCATTAAATGGGCTTCCAATAGTGAAGCAAAAAGAGCATTAAAAGATATTCCGAGCTTCGTTGAGACAACCGCGCAGGAAGATCCCTCTGATGCGGAAACTTTTCTTCGCGATCCGATACAACGCGAAATGTTCGAAGCCTCTTTTACCACCGGCATGGTTCAGGGGGGCGAAGGAATCTATGAAATGATCATGGCGCTCTGGGATTGGGGATTTGATCCGGAAGAGATCAATCAGCATGTCGAACTGTTCTACGGCGATGCCGATGATATCCTTGATATTAAAATGCCACTTCGTCTTGCAGAACGATTACCGGATTGCACAACTCATGTTTGGGAAAACGCCGGCCACTACGGTTTTGTCGACCGCAATCGATGGTCGGATTTCATGGGTGCCGTGTTCTAA
- a CDS encoding DUF3592 domain-containing protein — protein sequence MKKVLLYIFGYTFSAVIILMVCAVPVFGVYELGKTTWYLTQFEHDTGTVVGCTGKRFKHKSKYAYVVETKNGARITGRWYGSKSHCERQKGKTVAVLINPENKQEGVVNSFMDRWFLPLALLSLPGLFLYGYLKKRKEKYKSAESVSEIE from the coding sequence ATGAAAAAAGTGCTTTTATATATTTTTGGTTACACGTTCAGTGCGGTGATCATTCTGATGGTCTGCGCTGTCCCCGTTTTTGGCGTTTATGAACTGGGAAAAACAACCTGGTACCTCACTCAATTTGAACATGACACTGGCACCGTGGTGGGATGTACGGGAAAACGCTTCAAGCATAAATCGAAATATGCTTATGTCGTTGAAACAAAAAATGGCGCACGCATTACGGGACGCTGGTATGGCAGCAAATCCCATTGTGAGCGGCAAAAAGGGAAAACGGTTGCTGTCCTGATCAATCCTGAAAACAAACAGGAAGGAGTCGTCAATTCCTTTATGGATCGCTGGTTCCTGCCGCTTGCCCTGTTAAGTCTGCCTGGATTGTTTTTGTATGGTTATCTCAAAAAGAGAAAGGAAAAATATAAATCAGCGGAATCTGTTAGCGAAATAGAGTAG
- a CDS encoding DUF4184 family protein has protein sequence MPFTPFHFCPGLLAKAFSPRYFWLTSFVLANVLIDLEVLYYLSKNDPPIHRYLHTYLGGIVMGVFAGLLMFAVIQIACRVLPAHSRWRVKVIQAPKLQLLWQSLIAGLIGGVTHIFLDSLMHEEMNPFWPIADGNGLAGMVSVGTLHIGLAVTGLFGLIFRLLLRES, from the coding sequence ATTCCGTTTACACCATTTCACTTTTGTCCGGGATTGCTCGCCAAAGCGTTTAGCCCTCGTTATTTCTGGCTTACTTCGTTTGTGTTGGCAAATGTCCTCATTGATTTAGAAGTTCTTTACTATCTCAGCAAAAATGACCCACCAATTCATCGATACCTGCACACCTATCTTGGTGGCATTGTCATGGGGGTATTCGCCGGTTTGCTGATGTTTGCTGTCATTCAGATAGCATGTCGGGTTTTACCAGCACATTCGCGCTGGAGAGTAAAGGTAATACAGGCACCAAAATTACAACTGCTCTGGCAATCGCTAATTGCCGGTCTCATCGGTGGGGTGACTCATATTTTTCTGGACAGTCTGATGCATGAAGAGATGAATCCGTTTTGGCCAATTGCGGATGGAAATGGATTGGCTGGGATGGTCAGCGTCGGCACTCTTCATATCGGGCTGGCAGTGACTGGCCTCTTCGGCCTGATATTCAGGCTTCTGCTTCGCGAATCGTGA
- a CDS encoding GIY-YIG nuclease family protein, translating to MAQNPFYVYALKDPREKPAKTFYIGKGTGNRAWEHQTQIDDSEKGKVIQAIHDAGLSVLHTVISDNLTEEQSLKIEAELISGFGIRSQGGLLTNRVKPNPNNISKRIKVNIPDGCYEKAQMGLGILKSAVMELAKANPEGIKNSDAAKYLGLQSDYGGGSKDYLSYSVLGILMKEGRIVRDEKKTHIAKSE from the coding sequence ATGGCGCAGAATCCATTTTATGTTTATGCCCTAAAAGATCCTAGGGAGAAACCGGCTAAAACTTTCTACATAGGAAAAGGTACTGGTAATCGTGCTTGGGAGCATCAAACACAGATTGATGATTCAGAAAAAGGGAAAGTGATTCAGGCCATTCATGACGCAGGTCTTTCTGTTCTCCACACAGTCATCTCTGATAATTTAACCGAAGAACAATCGCTAAAAATCGAAGCGGAGCTTATTTCAGGATTTGGTATCAGATCTCAAGGTGGTTTACTTACTAACCGCGTTAAACCAAACCCAAATAATATTTCCAAACGCATCAAGGTAAACATACCTGATGGATGTTATGAAAAGGCTCAAATGGGCTTAGGCATACTTAAATCAGCAGTTATGGAGCTAGCTAAGGCAAACCCTGAAGGTATTAAAAACTCTGATGCGGCTAAATATCTTGGTTTGCAGTCAGATTATGGTGGTGGTTCTAAAGATTATTTAAGCTACAGTGTACTAGGCATTCTAATGAAAGAAGGCCGTATAGTTCGCGACGAGAAAAAGACGCATATTGCAAAGTCAGAGTAG
- a CDS encoding SGNH/GDSL hydrolase family protein — protein MQKTSVLLVGLKSSVVNFEKWPELSVEKLEAAFSDVHTNLIELGYEAKWCLTDTGETAEQQLTTDLKEFTPDIVLVGAGVRIDPDHFLLFEKIINTIHAEAPNAKIAFNSTPFDSVEAVKRWV, from the coding sequence ATGCAGAAGACGTCTGTGCTTTTAGTCGGCTTAAAATCATCGGTCGTAAATTTCGAGAAATGGCCAGAATTATCAGTGGAAAAATTAGAAGCAGCCTTTTCTGATGTTCACACAAATCTAATCGAACTCGGCTATGAGGCGAAATGGTGTTTGACGGATACCGGAGAAACCGCAGAGCAACAACTGACCACAGATCTCAAAGAGTTTACTCCTGATATTGTCTTAGTCGGTGCTGGCGTTCGAATTGATCCCGATCACTTCCTACTCTTTGAAAAGATCATCAATACAATTCATGCAGAAGCTCCGAATGCGAAGATCGCTTTCAACAGCACTCCCTTTGATTCTGTCGAAGCTGTCAAAAGGTGGGTCTAA